One genomic region from Onychostoma macrolepis isolate SWU-2019 chromosome 23, ASM1243209v1, whole genome shotgun sequence encodes:
- the bcl2l1 gene encoding bcl-2-like protein 1 produces MSYYNRELVVFFIKYKLSQRNYPYNHIEFTEDTNRTDAAEGNDDEAAAGTTTLVNGSLNGTSTGSTGTPPRSPASTPQRQTNGTGGLDAVKEALRDSANEFELRYSQAFNDLSSQLHITPATAYQSFESVMDEVFRDGVNWGRIVGLFAFGGALCVECVEKEMSPLVGSIADWMTVYLDNKIQPWIQSQGGWERFAEIFGKDAAAESRKSQENFKKWLLAGMTLLTGVVVGSLIAQKRL; encoded by the exons ATGTCTTACTATAACCGAGAACTGgtggtattttttattaaatataaactcTCACAGAGGAACTACCCCTACAATCACATTGAATTTACAGAAGACACAAATCGGACTGATGCGGCGGAAGGGAATGATGATGAGGCAGCAGCAGGAACGACGACCCTCGTTAATGGCTCCCTGAATGGAACAAGTACTGGTTCCACTGGGACCCCACCAAGGTCCCCCGCTTCAACCCCCCAGCGTCAGACGAACGGGACTGGGGGTCTGGACGCGGTAAAGGAGGCGCTTCGTGATTCTGCCAACGAGTTTGAGCTGCGTTATTCCCAAGCATTCAATGACCTGTCCTCGCAGCTCCACATCACGCCTGCCACAGCGTACCAGAGCTTCGAGAGCGTGATGGATGAGGTGTTCCGCGACGGCGTCAACTGGGGCCGCATCGTGGGACTGTTTGCCTTCGGAGGGGCTCTGTGTGTAGAGTGCGTGGAGAAGGAGATGAGCCCGCTAGTGGGAAGCATCGCGGATTGGATGACCGTCTACCTAGACAACAAAATTCAGCCCTGGATCCAGAGCCAAGGAGGATGG gaaCGCTTCGCAGAGATCTTTGGAAAAGATGCAGCGGCAGAGAGCAGAAAATCACAAGAAAACTTCAAGAAGTGGTTGCTGGCGGGAATGACCTTGCTCACGGGTGTCGTGGTCGGGTCACTCATTGCACAGAAACGCCTGTGA
- the LOC131531775 gene encoding cytochrome c oxidase subunit 4 isoform 2, mitochondrial — translation MLHLTAGRVAGLLSRRGVAAFSSSGVKMASHGHGGVTEQTDMSVPLYWDRLDTPLPDRPYKDTLSAADKSLKQKEKGPWNSLSKEEKLALYRIMFNETYAEMKKPTGEWKTVFGGIFFFIGFTGLVVLWQRYYVYPPHPPTLDDEWQAMQVKRMLDMRVNPVEGFSAKWDYEKGQWK, via the exons ATGCTGCACTTGACAGCCGGACGTGTAGCGGGGCTTTTGTCCAGGCGGGGAGTAGCTGCTTTCAGCTCCAGCGGTGTCAAGATGGCCAGTCATGGGCATG GTGGGGTGACCGAACAGACGGACATGTCGGTACCCCTGTACTGGGACCGTCTGGACACTCCTCTGCCTGACAGACCATACAAAGACACCCTCAGTGCTGCAGACAAGAGCCTGAAGCAGAAGGAGAAAGGACCCTGGAACAGCCTTTCCAAAGAGGAGAAACTTGCCT TGTACAGGATTATGTTTAATGAGACATACGCGGAGATGAAGAAACCAACTGGTGAGTGGAAGACTGTGTTTGGCGGCATCTTTTTCTTCATTGGGTTCACTGGCCTGGTTGTTCTCTGGCAAAGGTACTATG TGTATCCCCCTCATCCTCCTACCCTTGATGACGAATGGCAGGCTATGCAGGTGAAGCGGATGTTGGACATGCGGGTGAACCCTGTGGAGGGTTTTTCAGCCAAATGGGACTATGAGAAGGGCCAGTGGAAATAG